One segment of Deinococcus yavapaiensis KR-236 DNA contains the following:
- a CDS encoding DNA repair protein, giving the protein MTKAARKTDTPTAPDTATFETFDALMATAAVDSVIAPLARDGADGVTLNRELSAALAVAHDRWGLGLLHLRHEAHLVQGGDRADIALLVDGREAARVSAGSAAIRASYEAMRATDENDLSAWGVLPDGHRAVIKNSAQVRVLIEDARDFETHWTTERSGAYSRVWRSGDTLGVEVHRPASPSTALSDAAWDAIASIKNRTLQRELMQRSNTVGMLGALLGARHKNAAAALEHLPEAHFTIRSVVVRATGSEGRDFERYKALVKEATAQLEDLQAAGTRHLGQLLALGLK; this is encoded by the coding sequence ATGACGAAAGCTGCCAGAAAAACCGACACGCCCACCGCGCCCGACACGGCCACGTTCGAGACGTTCGACGCGCTCATGGCGACCGCCGCCGTCGACAGCGTCATCGCGCCCCTCGCGCGTGACGGCGCGGACGGCGTCACCCTCAACCGCGAGCTCAGCGCCGCCCTCGCCGTCGCGCACGACCGCTGGGGCCTCGGGCTGCTTCACTTGCGCCACGAAGCGCACCTCGTGCAAGGCGGCGACCGCGCCGACATCGCCCTGCTCGTCGACGGCCGCGAAGCGGCGCGCGTCTCGGCGGGATCCGCCGCGATTCGCGCGAGCTACGAGGCGATGCGCGCCACGGACGAAAACGACCTCAGCGCCTGGGGCGTGCTGCCCGACGGCCACCGCGCGGTCATCAAGAACAGCGCGCAAGTGCGCGTCCTGATCGAGGACGCGCGCGACTTCGAAACGCACTGGACGACCGAACGAAGCGGCGCCTACTCGCGGGTTTGGCGCTCGGGCGACACGCTCGGCGTCGAGGTGCATCGCCCCGCGTCCCCGTCCACCGCCTTGTCCGATGCCGCTTGGGACGCCATCGCGTCGATCAAGAACCGCACGTTGCAACGTGAATTGATGCAGCGCAGCAACACGGTCGGAATGCTCGGCGCCCTGCTCGGCGCGCGCCACAAGAACGCCGCGGCCGCCCTCGAGCACCTGCCCGAAGCGCACTTCACGATTCGTAGCGTCGTCGTGCGCGCCACGGGAAGCGAAGGCCGCGACTTCGAGCGCTACAAGGCGTTGGTGAAAGAAGCGACCGCGCAACTCGAGGACTTGCAAGCGGCGGGAACGCGCCACCTCGGGCAACTGCTCGCGCTCGGCTTGAAGTGA
- a CDS encoding phosphate signaling complex PhoU family protein, translating to MSDSATHAIAVDFLRMLSFVHEQVVLASEALLEGRIDHVAQVRALDRQVDALQDALEDRCLRVISEDPRADATFLMAVFRSLSDLERAGDYAVHVAEASRVLVVNPPMRRYTDLRRIISTIKTMLAMTARALTERDADTASIATALDLDIDEQHDQFYRELVTYLHEHPHAVNEGLALLRVGRSLQRIGDHVENVSERIANWLGPRGRQLGV from the coding sequence GTGAGCGACTCGGCGACGCACGCGATCGCGGTGGACTTCTTGCGGATGTTGTCGTTCGTGCACGAGCAGGTCGTGCTCGCCAGCGAAGCCTTGTTGGAAGGTCGCATCGATCACGTCGCGCAAGTGCGCGCCCTCGACCGTCAGGTGGACGCCTTGCAAGACGCGCTGGAAGATCGCTGTCTGCGCGTCATCAGCGAGGACCCGCGCGCGGACGCGACCTTCTTGATGGCGGTCTTTCGGTCCCTCTCGGACTTGGAGCGCGCGGGCGATTACGCCGTGCACGTCGCCGAGGCGTCGAGGGTGCTCGTCGTGAATCCGCCGATGCGGCGCTACACGGACTTGCGGCGCATCATCTCGACCATCAAGACGATGCTCGCCATGACCGCCCGAGCCTTGACGGAGCGCGACGCCGACACGGCGAGCATCGCGACCGCGCTCGACTTGGACATCGACGAGCAGCACGACCAGTTCTACCGAGAGCTCGTCACGTACCTGCACGAACACCCGCACGCCGTCAACGAGGGTTTGGCCTTGTTGCGCGTGGGGCGCTCGCTGCAGCGCATCGGCGATCACGTGGAGAACGTCTCGGAACGCATCGCGAACTGGCTGGGTCCTCGCGGGCGTCAGCTGGGCGTTTGA
- a CDS encoding ATP-binding protein, whose protein sequence is MNVGARTSDVDLDVLDALSEAVVWHEDGRVTKLNRAAQDILGVASAQAAGRLLLEVVRDHRLERAALQRDEADVELGERHLLARGVKGALILSDVTRERQRERELREVAMVLSHEFRTPVAAIKGLLEALAVAEDEETRARFVDLGLLETERLVRLVEDLAVEFRPLAERTFAVGEAVERVVRLTHDEFTRRGVTIRTSGLRLLVRCDPDKLVQVLINLLENAARHGTSPGVVTLAARRDANLGVVRVTVTNEGEALSDYETVFEARRRGATSRGSGMGLYIVRRLVEAWRGEVWGRRAERCNEFGFTIPAPAKGGGR, encoded by the coding sequence GTGAACGTCGGCGCTCGAACGTCCGACGTCGACCTGGACGTTCTCGACGCCTTGTCCGAAGCGGTCGTGTGGCACGAGGACGGCCGCGTCACGAAGCTCAACCGCGCGGCGCAAGACATCCTCGGCGTGGCGAGCGCTCAAGCGGCGGGACGCTTGCTGCTGGAAGTCGTGCGCGACCACCGCCTCGAACGCGCGGCGTTGCAGCGCGACGAGGCGGACGTGGAACTCGGCGAGCGGCACCTCTTGGCGCGCGGCGTGAAAGGGGCCCTGATCTTGTCGGACGTGACGCGCGAACGGCAGCGCGAGCGCGAATTACGTGAAGTCGCCATGGTCCTCTCGCACGAGTTTCGCACGCCCGTCGCCGCCATCAAGGGACTTCTCGAGGCCCTCGCGGTCGCCGAGGACGAGGAGACGCGCGCACGCTTCGTGGACCTCGGCTTGCTGGAAACCGAGCGGCTCGTGCGCCTCGTGGAGGACCTCGCCGTGGAGTTCCGGCCGCTCGCCGAGCGTACCTTCGCCGTCGGTGAGGCCGTCGAGCGCGTCGTGCGTCTCACGCACGACGAGTTCACGCGGCGCGGCGTGACGATACGCACGAGCGGCTTGCGTCTTCTCGTGCGCTGCGATCCCGACAAGCTCGTGCAAGTCCTCATCAACTTGTTGGAGAACGCCGCGCGGCACGGAACGAGTCCCGGCGTCGTCACGCTCGCCGCGCGGCGTGACGCCAACCTCGGCGTCGTGCGCGTCACCGTGACGAACGAGGGCGAGGCCCTGTCCGACTACGAGACGGTCTTCGAGGCGCGGCGTCGCGGAGCGACGTCGCGCGGAAGCGGCATGGGCCTTTACATCGTGCGGCGCCTCGTGGAAGCGTGGCGCGGCGAAGTGTGGGGACGTCGCGCCGAGCGCTGCAACGAGTTCGGCTTCACGATTCCCGCGCCCGCGAAGGGGGGCGGGCGGTGA
- a CDS encoding response regulator transcription factor: MKPVIVVIEDEPSVREVIAFHLRRAAFEVRPCVTGREGWEAALSGADAVVLDWNLPDGSGLEWLGRLRDEPSLAHLPVLMVTARASESERVSGLYSGADDYLTKPFSAAELVARLHALLRRAAPRRRVLRVGAVEVDEDTGTATSNGRLLQLARREFDLLAFLARNSGRVYARRELLDRVWGEDYLGTERTVDQHVARLRSQLDLPSGEPGEIETVHGRGYRMRESA, translated from the coding sequence ATGAAGCCTGTGATCGTCGTCATAGAGGACGAACCGTCCGTTCGCGAAGTCATCGCGTTCCACCTGCGCCGCGCGGCGTTCGAGGTGCGGCCTTGCGTCACGGGACGAGAAGGTTGGGAAGCGGCGCTTTCGGGAGCGGACGCCGTCGTGCTCGATTGGAACTTGCCCGACGGCTCGGGGTTGGAGTGGCTCGGCCGCCTTCGGGACGAGCCGTCCCTAGCGCACTTGCCCGTGCTGATGGTCACGGCGCGGGCCAGCGAGTCCGAGCGGGTGTCGGGCTTGTACTCGGGCGCGGACGACTACCTCACGAAGCCGTTCAGCGCGGCGGAACTCGTCGCTCGCCTTCACGCGCTGCTGCGGCGCGCCGCGCCGCGCCGACGCGTGCTGCGCGTCGGCGCGGTAGAAGTCGACGAGGATACGGGCACGGCGACGTCGAACGGTCGCCTGTTGCAGCTCGCTCGCCGCGAGTTCGACTTGCTGGCCTTTCTCGCGCGCAACTCGGGGCGGGTGTACGCGCGCCGAGAGTTGCTCGACCGCGTGTGGGGCGAAGACTACCTCGGAACCGAGCGAACGGTGGATCAGCACGTCGCTCGCCTGAGAAGCCAGCTCGACTTGCCGAGCGGTGAGCCGGGCGAAATCGAGACGGTGCACGGTCGCGGGTACCGCATGCGGGAGAGCGCGTGA
- a CDS encoding DUF47 domain-containing protein, whose translation MALFSFLPKSPNFFRLFSASGVNAVDTARALLDLFERFENVEAKVRRIRELEHEGDRLSHELTNALTTTFLTPFDREDIIDLGENLDDFVDYMEEAARRAWLYRIHAPTAQAQAFARVLVRQAELIARGLPLLEDAKRHDELQKIVIEVKTLEDEGDRLYDEVEADLYENVGDVKSLVAAMRWGELYNLLEDATDQAQRVAKTIEGILLKHA comes from the coding sequence ATGGCGCTGTTCAGCTTCCTGCCCAAATCCCCGAACTTCTTTCGGTTGTTCTCCGCGTCCGGCGTGAACGCCGTCGATACCGCGCGCGCCCTGCTCGACCTCTTCGAGCGCTTCGAGAACGTCGAGGCGAAGGTGCGCCGCATTCGCGAACTCGAACATGAAGGCGACCGCCTCTCGCACGAACTCACCAACGCCCTCACGACGACGTTCCTCACGCCTTTCGACCGCGAGGACATCATCGATCTCGGCGAGAACCTCGACGACTTCGTCGACTACATGGAGGAGGCGGCGCGCCGCGCGTGGCTGTACCGCATCCACGCGCCGACCGCGCAGGCGCAAGCCTTCGCCCGCGTCCTCGTGCGGCAAGCCGAACTGATCGCGCGCGGCCTACCGCTTTTGGAGGACGCCAAGCGGCACGACGAGCTTCAAAAGATCGTCATCGAAGTCAAGACGCTCGAAGACGAAGGCGACCGCCTCTACGACGAAGTCGAGGCCGACCTGTACGAAAACGTCGGCGACGTGAAGTCCCTCGTGGCCGCCATGCGCTGGGGCGAACTGTACAACTTGCTGGAAGACGCGACCGATCAAGCGCAGCGCGTGGCGAAGACCATCGAAGGGATCTTGCTCAAGCATGCCTGA
- a CDS encoding inorganic phosphate transporter, producing MPDPALVGLIAIIALALAFDFINGFHDTANAIATSVATRVLSPGQAVLMAGVLNVVGALTGTAVAKTVGKDIVAPEFATLTLVAAALLSAITWNLLTWWRGLPSSSSHALVFSIVGAGVAEGGWRIIEFKGLQKTFAGLFASPPLGFLVPIVLMLILILLVRRWKPRTVTRVFGRLQILSAAYMAFSHGGNDAQKTMGVITMALAAYLGWQGNEWSVPLWVVLSAAVAMGLGTATGGWRIIKTMGHNLVALRPIDGFVAEVSAATIIETATRLGIPVSTTHVISTSIMGVGTAKGARNVQWGVAGRIVTAWVLTIPSCVALGYLWFKLVHLIAG from the coding sequence ATGCCTGACCCCGCCCTCGTGGGCTTGATCGCGATCATCGCGCTCGCCCTCGCCTTCGACTTCATCAACGGCTTTCACGACACGGCGAACGCCATCGCGACGTCCGTGGCGACGCGCGTGCTCAGCCCCGGTCAAGCCGTCCTGATGGCCGGAGTCTTGAACGTCGTCGGAGCTTTGACGGGCACGGCGGTCGCCAAGACCGTCGGCAAGGACATCGTCGCGCCCGAGTTCGCGACCCTCACCCTCGTCGCGGCGGCGCTCCTGTCGGCGATCACCTGGAATCTCTTGACGTGGTGGCGAGGCTTGCCGAGCAGTTCGAGCCACGCGCTCGTCTTCTCGATCGTGGGGGCGGGCGTCGCCGAGGGTGGCTGGCGCATCATCGAGTTCAAAGGCCTGCAAAAAACCTTCGCGGGCCTTTTCGCCTCGCCGCCGCTAGGCTTCCTCGTGCCGATCGTGCTGATGCTGATCTTGATCTTGCTCGTGCGCCGCTGGAAGCCGCGCACCGTCACGCGGGTCTTCGGGCGCCTGCAAATCCTCTCGGCGGCGTACATGGCGTTCAGCCACGGCGGCAACGACGCGCAAAAGACGATGGGCGTCATCACGATGGCGCTCGCCGCGTACCTCGGCTGGCAAGGCAACGAGTGGAGCGTGCCGCTGTGGGTGGTGCTGTCCGCCGCCGTGGCGATGGGCCTCGGCACGGCCACTGGCGGTTGGCGCATCATCAAAACGATGGGCCATAACCTCGTGGCGCTTCGGCCCATCGACGGCTTCGTGGCGGAAGTGTCCGCCGCGACGATCATCGAGACGGCGACGCGCCTCGGGATCCCGGTCAGCACGACGCACGTCATCTCCACGAGCATCATGGGCGTCGGGACGGCCAAAGGGGCGCGCAACGTGCAGTGGGGCGTGGCGGGCCGCATCGTGACCGCCTGGGTGCTCACCATCCCGAGCTGCGTCGCGCTCGGCTACCTGTGGTTCAAGCTCGTGCACCTCATCGCGGGCTGA
- a CDS encoding cupin domain-containing protein: MNEPSNFQVRVARAGERRVLTLGACRLAFVDGPPSATSGTTLEVRLPPSFDEWPTRAFLVTCVTYFVLEGDVRFTTPERDLTLGSEASFVVPARLPHRVSNPSSDAARLLLIAPSSIVGAYFEKLANLRARSRAWPPEDGRAWQALCRSCRVLEDGPLLGKGPP; this comes from the coding sequence ATGAACGAGCCTTCAAACTTTCAGGTGCGCGTGGCCCGCGCGGGCGAGCGACGCGTCTTGACGCTCGGCGCGTGCCGCTTGGCGTTCGTGGACGGCCCGCCAAGCGCCACGAGCGGCACGACCCTCGAAGTTCGCTTGCCGCCGTCCTTCGACGAGTGGCCCACGCGCGCCTTCCTCGTCACCTGCGTCACGTACTTCGTCCTCGAAGGCGACGTGCGCTTCACGACGCCCGAGCGGGATTTGACGCTGGGCTCCGAAGCGTCGTTCGTCGTGCCCGCCCGCCTGCCGCACCGCGTCTCGAATCCGTCGAGCGACGCGGCACGCTTGCTGCTCATCGCGCCGTCCTCGATCGTCGGAGCGTACTTCGAAAAGCTCGCGAACTTGCGCGCACGCTCGCGCGCGTGGCCTCCCGAAGACGGGCGAGCCTGGCAGGCGTTGTGCCGCTCGTGCCGCGTCTTGGAAGACGGGCCTCTCCTCGGGAAAGGCCCGCCGTGA
- a CDS encoding HU family DNA-binding protein: protein MAQKNPKAKKDKTQALLQDDTLQAAASGDPQENAPVTKTGPRDVGRLGKTDLADQLANRCALGKKDARATVDAFVDIVAEALRTGRSVGLPGIGTLSVRATAARTGVRPGTSERIQIPAGKKVAFKAASDLKGALGLSDANADDAGE, encoded by the coding sequence ATGGCGCAGAAAAACCCGAAGGCCAAGAAGGACAAGACGCAAGCCCTGCTGCAAGACGACACCTTACAGGCCGCCGCGTCGGGCGATCCGCAGGAGAACGCGCCCGTCACGAAGACCGGGCCGCGCGACGTGGGCCGCCTCGGCAAGACCGACCTCGCCGATCAACTCGCCAACCGCTGCGCCCTCGGCAAGAAGGACGCGCGGGCCACCGTGGACGCCTTCGTGGACATCGTGGCCGAAGCGTTGCGTACGGGACGCAGCGTCGGCCTGCCGGGCATCGGAACTCTGTCGGTGCGTGCGACGGCGGCGCGAACGGGCGTGCGGCCCGGCACGAGCGAGCGCATTCAAATTCCGGCGGGCAAGAAGGTCGCCTTCAAAGCGGCGAGCGACCTCAAGGGTGCGCTCGGCCTCAGCGACGCCAACGCGGACGACGCGGGCGAGTAA
- a CDS encoding AfsR/SARP family transcriptional regulator — MTNDSHFIHPTPTPCYAIRLLGSPRAEVAPGRTWLVERKTAALLAYLVLEGDTPRARLASLLWPATREESARNNLVQLLRKLHAAIGATIVTGRDCVTLAENVTVDVAGIVRGRWRDDTDLGDHRLLHGCDFDDCPELEEWVFAQRARIEEWFLLALRDRAERLERAGNEGAALVCLQRLLDLDPLSEDAHRRLMRLHALTGNRHRALRSFERLREALRRELGVAPLPETALLAQAIRSNVPLAEPSDRSRFSA, encoded by the coding sequence ATGACGAACGACAGCCACTTCATTCACCCGACTCCTACGCCTTGCTACGCGATTCGCCTGCTGGGATCGCCGCGCGCCGAGGTCGCGCCGGGGCGAACGTGGCTCGTGGAGCGCAAGACGGCGGCCCTGCTCGCTTACCTCGTGCTGGAGGGCGACACGCCACGCGCCCGCCTCGCGAGTTTGCTGTGGCCCGCCACCCGCGAGGAAAGCGCGCGCAACAACCTCGTGCAACTGCTGCGCAAACTGCACGCCGCGATCGGCGCGACGATCGTGACGGGCCGCGACTGTGTCACGCTCGCCGAGAACGTCACCGTGGACGTTGCTGGAATCGTGCGGGGAAGGTGGCGCGACGACACGGACCTCGGCGATCACCGCTTGCTGCACGGCTGCGACTTCGACGATTGCCCGGAGTTGGAAGAGTGGGTGTTCGCGCAGCGTGCGCGCATCGAAGAATGGTTCCTGCTCGCGCTGCGCGACCGCGCCGAGCGCTTGGAGCGCGCCGGAAACGAAGGAGCGGCCCTCGTGTGCCTGCAACGCCTGCTCGACCTCGATCCTCTCTCCGAGGACGCGCATCGCCGCTTGATGCGGCTGCACGCCCTCACCGGCAACCGCCACCGTGCCTTACGAAGCTTCGAGCGGCTGCGAGAGGCGCTGCGGCGCGAACTCGGCGTGGCGCCCTTGCCGGAAACGGCGCTCCTCGCGCAAGCGATTCGTTCGAATGTGCCGCTCGCCGAGCCGAGCGACCGCTCGCGGTTCTCGGCATGA
- a CDS encoding GNAT family N-acetyltransferase codes for MIDTLPLIPSFSTLRLHLRPFSSEDAHDVYVLASDVSVAKFTFVPHPYPVGAAASWIDGHEEEARSGRQLSWAITRRERLVGCVELAFNDFHGWAEIGFWLGAPHRGRGYATEAAERVLAYAFEKRGRRRVQAAVFVENEASARVLARLGLRREGTLRAYGRPSSWRSGDSWMYGMTRQDFERR; via the coding sequence ATGATCGACACACTTCCGCTCATTCCCTCGTTTTCGACCCTTCGGCTGCACTTGAGGCCGTTCTCGAGCGAAGACGCGCACGACGTGTACGTCCTCGCGAGCGACGTTTCGGTCGCGAAGTTCACCTTCGTGCCTCATCCGTATCCGGTCGGGGCCGCCGCGTCGTGGATCGACGGGCACGAGGAGGAAGCGCGCTCGGGCCGTCAACTCTCGTGGGCGATCACGCGACGAGAACGCCTCGTGGGGTGCGTGGAGCTCGCCTTCAACGACTTTCACGGCTGGGCCGAGATCGGCTTTTGGCTCGGGGCGCCGCATCGAGGACGCGGATACGCGACGGAGGCGGCCGAGCGCGTGCTCGCGTACGCCTTCGAGAAGCGCGGGCGGCGCCGCGTTCAAGCGGCGGTGTTCGTCGAGAACGAGGCGTCGGCCCGCGTGCTCGCACGGCTCGGCCTGAGGCGTGAAGGAACGTTGCGCGCGTACGGCCGCCCGAGTTCGTGGCGCTCGGGCGATTCGTGGATGTACGGCATGACGCGGCAGGACTTCGAGCGGCGTTGA
- a CDS encoding LuxR C-terminal-related transcriptional regulator, with amino-acid sequence MTPRDSLFDQRRPLRFPIAELLGRAEELAACRALLLRDDVALVTLTGFGGVGKTTLATRLAQDLAEHFERRAFFVPLATVREPSLVPHVLAEALGLTIRGDVVRAVLDALRDVHALLVLDNFEQVLDAADFVAELLVEAPSVKVLVTSRAPLQLGGEHEVPVGPLALPSRREREHSDALAEVPSVRLFMRRVEAIRPDFEWTDDEIRRAADVVTRVGGWPLGIELAAARVRVLSLSALVEALDEPLRLLTRGPRDLPERQRTLRATMDWSHALLGEKEAALLARLGVLEGSFTASDVRALFGSDALDALSALVEQGWALSEAGEPRFSLLEAVREYALERLDVSGLAEATRETHARFFLSGLEAAFAAGDPRADRDTYVRWVRARYDDLREALSWAVDSNRIDLAVRFERGLYQYWNMHGASIGEGRVWVELLLSRADDMDARTRAHLHNVSGNFALLRGDLSAARRDHERALVFARQVADHTTEAHTLMLLAYVEGRSGRDDLAEARAHEALDLYVALGDALGVTTSRHALGHTLEHQARVAEAARLYEDVLERARTLHHDGALLVDALCANGRVATRLGHFEQASAWLREAFTLASNTASPLLVAQVSNELGVWHLTRGDLDAASEQFAEGLRFARQAGVLSLVGALLEGQANVAHRRGQERSARDLLKEALAAYRDRVSPSRFQQAEATLRAWEEPQEPRAASEAQGRHVLTDLTSRERDVARLVAEGLSNAEIARELGVSVPTVNAHLRAIFSKLGVTTRVMVARRAIELGWLDG; translated from the coding sequence GTGACGCCGCGCGATTCTCTCTTCGACCAGCGCCGCCCCCTTCGATTCCCGATCGCCGAACTGCTGGGGCGAGCCGAAGAGCTCGCCGCGTGCCGCGCCTTGCTGCTGCGTGACGACGTCGCCCTCGTCACCCTGACGGGGTTCGGCGGAGTCGGCAAGACGACCCTCGCCACGCGCCTCGCGCAAGACCTCGCCGAGCACTTCGAGCGTCGAGCGTTCTTCGTGCCGCTCGCGACGGTGCGCGAGCCGTCCCTCGTGCCTCACGTGCTCGCCGAAGCGCTCGGCCTCACCATTCGCGGCGACGTGGTACGAGCCGTACTCGACGCTCTGCGTGACGTTCACGCCCTGCTCGTCCTCGACAATTTCGAGCAGGTGCTGGACGCCGCCGACTTCGTCGCGGAACTGCTCGTGGAAGCGCCGAGCGTCAAGGTGCTCGTCACGAGCCGCGCTCCGCTGCAACTCGGCGGCGAACACGAGGTTCCCGTCGGCCCGCTCGCGTTGCCGTCGAGGCGTGAGCGTGAACATTCCGACGCTCTCGCCGAGGTGCCGTCCGTGCGCTTGTTCATGCGGCGCGTCGAAGCGATTCGCCCCGACTTCGAGTGGACGGACGACGAGATTCGGCGCGCGGCGGACGTCGTGACGCGCGTCGGCGGGTGGCCGCTCGGCATCGAACTGGCCGCCGCGCGCGTTCGCGTGCTGTCGCTTTCCGCCCTCGTCGAGGCGCTCGACGAACCGTTGCGACTCCTCACGCGAGGTCCGCGCGACTTGCCCGAGCGGCAACGCACGCTGCGCGCGACGATGGACTGGAGTCACGCCCTGCTCGGCGAGAAGGAAGCAGCGCTGCTCGCGCGTCTCGGGGTCCTCGAAGGCAGCTTCACCGCTTCCGACGTCCGCGCTTTGTTCGGCTCGGACGCTCTCGACGCCCTCTCGGCGCTCGTCGAGCAGGGCTGGGCGCTGTCCGAGGCGGGCGAGCCTCGCTTCTCGCTGCTGGAGGCCGTGCGCGAATACGCGCTCGAACGCTTGGACGTCTCGGGTCTCGCCGAGGCGACGCGCGAAACGCACGCGCGCTTCTTCCTGTCCGGCTTGGAGGCGGCGTTCGCGGCGGGCGATCCACGCGCGGACCGCGACACGTACGTGCGCTGGGTCCGGGCGCGGTACGACGACTTGCGCGAAGCGCTTTCGTGGGCGGTCGATTCGAACCGAATCGACCTCGCCGTGCGCTTCGAACGCGGCCTCTACCAATACTGGAATATGCACGGCGCGTCGATCGGGGAGGGACGCGTTTGGGTGGAATTGCTGCTGTCACGCGCCGACGACATGGACGCCCGTACGCGCGCCCACCTGCACAACGTCTCCGGCAACTTCGCGTTGCTGCGCGGTGACTTGAGCGCCGCGCGGCGAGACCACGAGCGAGCCCTCGTCTTCGCGCGCCAAGTCGCGGACCACACGACCGAAGCGCACACGCTGATGTTGCTCGCGTACGTCGAGGGCCGCTCAGGCCGCGACGACCTCGCCGAGGCGCGCGCCCACGAAGCCCTCGACTTGTACGTCGCCCTCGGCGACGCGCTCGGCGTCACGACGTCGCGGCACGCCCTCGGCCACACCCTCGAACACCAAGCGCGCGTCGCCGAGGCGGCGCGCCTGTACGAGGACGTGCTCGAACGCGCGCGGACCCTGCATCATGACGGCGCCTTGCTCGTCGACGCTTTGTGCGCGAACGGCCGCGTCGCCACGCGCCTCGGCCACTTCGAGCAGGCGAGCGCGTGGCTGCGAGAGGCCTTCACGCTCGCGTCGAACACCGCTTCTCCCTTGCTCGTCGCTCAGGTGAGCAACGAACTCGGCGTCTGGCATCTCACGCGCGGCGACCTCGACGCGGCGAGCGAGCAGTTCGCCGAGGGGTTACGGTTCGCGCGGCAAGCGGGCGTCCTCTCGCTCGTCGGCGCCCTGCTCGAAGGGCAAGCGAACGTCGCGCATCGACGCGGCCAAGAGCGAAGCGCGCGTGACTTGCTCAAAGAAGCCTTGGCCGCCTACCGAGACCGCGTGTCGCCGAGTCGCTTTCAGCAGGCGGAAGCGACTTTGCGCGCCTGGGAAGAGCCTCAGGAACCTCGAGCGGCGAGCGAGGCGCAGGGGCGTCACGTGCTGACGGACTTGACGTCGCGTGAGCGTGACGTCGCGCGTCTCGTCGCCGAAGGCTTGTCGAACGCCGAGATCGCTCGGGAACTCGGCGTCAGCGTGCCGACCGTGAACGCGCACTTGCGCGCGATCTTCTCGAAGCTCGGCGTCACGACGCGCGTGATGGTCGCGCGCCGAGCGATCGAACTCGGCTGGCTCGACGGCTGA